The Urbifossiella limnaea genome has a window encoding:
- the recR gene encoding recombination mediator RecR: MGEPQGVIGRLLEELAKLPGIGPKSAERIAHFLLAGDRSQATKLADALRAVADRVRPCRECFTLTDREVCEICSDPRRDAALLCVVETPRDVASFERAGSFRGLYHVLGGRLAPLDGVGPDRLTFAPLVDRVKRGGVREVILATSPTLEGDGTALYAADVLSGSGAAVTRLARGLPSGASLELANAQMLTDALQGRRAF; the protein is encoded by the coding sequence GTGGGCGAACCGCAGGGGGTGATCGGGCGGCTGCTGGAGGAGTTGGCCAAACTCCCCGGCATCGGGCCGAAGAGTGCCGAGCGCATCGCCCACTTCCTGCTGGCGGGCGACCGGTCGCAGGCGACGAAGCTCGCGGACGCGCTGCGGGCCGTAGCCGACCGCGTCCGGCCGTGTCGGGAGTGTTTCACCCTCACGGACCGGGAAGTCTGCGAGATCTGCTCCGACCCGCGCCGCGACGCCGCCCTGCTGTGCGTCGTCGAGACGCCCCGCGACGTGGCCTCGTTCGAGCGCGCCGGCAGCTTCCGCGGGCTGTACCACGTCCTCGGCGGACGGCTCGCCCCGCTCGACGGCGTCGGCCCGGACCGGCTGACGTTCGCGCCGCTGGTCGATCGCGTGAAGCGCGGCGGCGTGCGGGAGGTGATCCTGGCGACGAGCCCAACGCTGGAAGGCGACGGCACGGCGCTGTACGCGGCCGACGTACTTTCGGGGAGCGGTGCGGCGGTGACGCGGTTGGCACGCGGGTTGCCTTCCGGTGCGTCCCTTGAGTTGGCGAATGCGCAGATGCTGACCGACGCCCTCCAGGGGCGGCGGGCGTTCTGA
- the rpoN gene encoding RNA polymerase factor sigma-54 yields MSGMRIGMDLSVRMNQQMILAPRMIQSMEILQLPIIDLQAKIEKELQENPFLEQKEQLGENEEGAEKEFNPDAPLKHDDTGDLEFSRLEALNRDWDDHFNEEHRGSRGALEEEGDRKMDAMANMPDRPRSLQDHLDEQLGELELDPEVRALAKHVCSFIDRTGYLGSRIKTKRRETDDESEARETFSPITLLEIAQTYDQLVTEDEVEDVLVSVIQKLDPPGIGARTLRECLLLQITDETPCADVLRVLVRDHLDDIGYNRIPVIQKATRFDIPTIQEAVEALHHLDPKPGLKFAESGVQYVVPDVVVERNDDGDYDVRLTDDWVPNIRISKRYFELYKSKGLDEAAKEKLRKSLQSAQWLVSAVEQRRNTLMKVTKAIIDHQRAFLDAGPEHIHPLKMQQIADLVKVHVTTVSRAVDDKWVQTPRGVFPLKRFFGGGKVNVQTQEDVAYEVMKQKLMELVSDEDKANPLSDEELVTRLNDAGYPVARRTVTKYRKMLKIPSSRQRKDWSRV; encoded by the coding sequence ATGAGCGGGATGCGGATCGGCATGGACCTTTCGGTGCGCATGAATCAGCAGATGATTCTCGCGCCGCGGATGATCCAGTCGATGGAGATCCTGCAGCTCCCCATCATCGACCTGCAGGCGAAGATCGAGAAGGAACTCCAGGAGAATCCGTTCCTGGAGCAGAAGGAGCAACTCGGCGAGAACGAGGAGGGGGCCGAGAAGGAGTTCAACCCCGACGCCCCGCTGAAGCACGACGACACCGGCGACCTGGAGTTCAGCCGGCTGGAGGCGCTGAACCGCGACTGGGACGACCACTTCAACGAGGAGCACCGCGGCAGCCGCGGCGCCCTCGAAGAAGAGGGCGACCGCAAGATGGACGCGATGGCGAACATGCCGGACCGCCCGCGGTCGCTGCAGGACCACCTCGACGAGCAGCTCGGCGAGCTGGAACTCGACCCCGAGGTGCGGGCCCTCGCCAAGCACGTGTGCAGCTTCATCGACCGCACCGGCTACCTCGGCTCCCGGATCAAGACGAAGCGCCGCGAGACCGACGACGAGTCGGAGGCGCGCGAGACGTTCAGCCCGATCACGCTCCTGGAGATCGCCCAGACCTACGACCAGCTCGTCACCGAGGACGAGGTCGAGGACGTGCTCGTCAGCGTGATCCAGAAGCTCGACCCGCCCGGCATCGGCGCCCGCACGCTCCGCGAGTGCCTGCTCCTGCAAATCACCGACGAGACGCCGTGTGCCGACGTGCTGCGCGTGCTCGTCCGCGACCACCTGGACGACATCGGCTACAACCGCATCCCCGTGATCCAGAAGGCGACGCGGTTCGACATCCCCACCATTCAGGAGGCGGTGGAGGCGCTGCACCACCTCGACCCGAAGCCGGGCCTCAAGTTCGCGGAGAGCGGCGTGCAGTACGTCGTCCCCGACGTGGTGGTCGAGCGGAACGACGACGGCGACTACGACGTGCGGCTGACCGACGACTGGGTGCCGAACATCCGCATCAGCAAGCGGTACTTCGAGCTGTACAAGTCGAAGGGGCTCGACGAGGCGGCCAAGGAGAAGCTCCGGAAGTCGCTGCAGTCCGCACAGTGGCTCGTGTCCGCCGTCGAGCAGCGGCGGAACACGCTGATGAAGGTGACGAAGGCCATCATCGACCACCAGCGGGCGTTCCTCGACGCCGGCCCCGAGCACATCCACCCGCTGAAGATGCAGCAGATCGCCGACCTGGTGAAGGTCCACGTGACGACCGTGAGCCGGGCCGTGGACGACAAGTGGGTGCAGACGCCGCGCGGCGTGTTCCCGCTGAAGCGGTTCTTCGGCGGCGGCAAGGTGAACGTCCAGACGCAGGAGGACGTGGCCTACGAGGTGATGAAGCAGAAGCTGATGGAGCTGGTGAGCGACGAGGACAAGGCGAACCCGCTTTCTGACGAGGAGTTGGTGACGAGGCTGAACGACGCCGGCTACCCGGTCGCCCGGCGGACGGTGACGAAGTACCGCAAGATGCTGAAAATCCCGTCGAGCCGGCAGCGGAAGGACTGGTCGCGGGTGTGA
- a CDS encoding class I SAM-dependent methyltransferase, which yields MPKAGEVAQIERFFAGVDAQAGTRFMLDKPFSHDDCPRYLVELGRVLTLLPPPPARVLDLGVGMGWTTVFLALRGYHVVGQDICGDAIELARRNAARYGVTTAEFAVTDYESMTYRDEFDAALFYDALHHAEDERAALAGVSAALKPGGVCLAVEPGEGHATSAPTLEYVARYGVTEKDMPPRHVIDVARGVGFRSFRVYSRDLEPTPVLVADLDARPAASRAAPFPGRIATSLRFARKALRALLKGTCAEDGQQLFGTPVPKPEPELRESAIIWMRK from the coding sequence ATGCCCAAGGCAGGTGAAGTCGCCCAGATCGAGCGGTTCTTCGCGGGTGTCGATGCCCAGGCCGGCACCCGCTTCATGCTGGACAAGCCCTTCTCGCACGACGACTGCCCGCGCTACCTCGTCGAACTCGGCAGGGTGCTCACCCTCCTGCCCCCGCCGCCGGCGCGAGTCCTCGACCTCGGGGTCGGGATGGGCTGGACGACGGTATTCCTGGCGCTCCGCGGGTACCACGTTGTCGGTCAGGACATCTGTGGCGACGCCATCGAGCTGGCCCGGCGGAACGCGGCGCGGTACGGGGTGACGACGGCCGAGTTCGCCGTCACGGATTACGAATCGATGACGTACCGGGACGAGTTCGACGCCGCGCTGTTCTACGACGCCCTCCACCACGCCGAGGACGAGCGGGCGGCCCTCGCGGGCGTGTCCGCCGCGCTGAAGCCGGGCGGCGTGTGCCTCGCCGTGGAACCCGGCGAGGGGCACGCCACCTCCGCCCCCACGCTCGAATACGTGGCCAGGTACGGCGTCACAGAGAAGGACATGCCCCCGCGGCACGTCATCGACGTCGCGCGTGGCGTCGGGTTCCGGTCGTTCCGCGTCTACTCCCGCGACCTCGAACCGACGCCGGTACTGGTCGCCGACCTGGACGCCCGCCCCGCCGCCTCGCGGGCGGCACCGTTTCCGGGCCGCATCGCCACCTCCCTGCGGTTCGCCCGCAAGGCCCTGAGGGCGCTGCTGAAGGGGACGTGTGCGGAGGACGGGCAGCAGTTGTTCGGCACTCCGGTTCCGAAGCCCGAACCCGAGCTGCGCGAGTCGGCGATCATCTGGATGCGGAAGTAG
- a CDS encoding NAD-dependent epimerase/dehydratase family protein has protein sequence MNDWTSEFWAGRQVRVLGGNGFLGRHLVRQLVEQGATVRTLSLGGAPLEIFGVEEVTGDATDPDAVRRVLDGGMVVFVTAGPVGVGGAKARSMGAHTAVIRTALDALPPGARLVLTSSVVTLGATRGAVLTEGCTDGEDVGVEYVRAKRAAEDVALAATGRDVVVVNPGYLFGPDDPGPSVMGDLCLHYWRGHLPFAPPGGINAVDVRDVARGHLLAAERGATGRRYVLGGENVRTPVLFAALAEAAGLRRRFLPRLGPVLITQWMRTLAAGAEVHHRLTGREPFPSFEMVRMNTRCWFASSARAAAELGYRSRPLADSLADAFAWHAARTRVAPRGLNRLWLRPAA, from the coding sequence ATGAACGACTGGACCAGTGAGTTCTGGGCGGGCCGGCAGGTCCGCGTCCTCGGCGGCAACGGCTTCCTCGGCCGGCACCTCGTCCGCCAACTCGTCGAGCAGGGCGCGACCGTCCGGACCCTGTCGCTCGGCGGGGCACCGCTCGAGATTTTCGGCGTCGAGGAAGTGACCGGCGACGCCACCGACCCCGACGCCGTGCGCCGCGTACTAGACGGCGGCATGGTCGTGTTCGTGACCGCGGGCCCGGTGGGCGTCGGCGGCGCGAAGGCCCGGTCGATGGGCGCCCACACGGCCGTCATCCGCACCGCCCTCGACGCTCTACCACCCGGTGCGCGGCTCGTCCTCACGTCCAGCGTCGTTACCCTGGGTGCCACCCGTGGCGCCGTACTGACGGAAGGTTGCACCGACGGCGAAGACGTGGGCGTCGAGTACGTCCGCGCCAAGCGGGCTGCCGAGGACGTGGCGCTCGCCGCGACCGGGCGCGACGTGGTCGTCGTGAACCCGGGCTACCTGTTCGGCCCCGACGACCCCGGCCCGTCGGTGATGGGTGACCTGTGCCTGCACTACTGGCGCGGCCACTTGCCGTTCGCCCCGCCCGGCGGGATCAACGCCGTGGACGTGCGCGACGTGGCTCGCGGGCACCTGTTGGCGGCCGAACGAGGGGCGACCGGTCGCCGCTACGTCCTCGGCGGCGAGAACGTCCGCACCCCCGTGCTGTTCGCCGCGCTGGCCGAAGCCGCCGGGCTGCGACGGCGGTTCCTCCCGCGGCTCGGGCCGGTGCTGATCACGCAATGGATGCGGACGTTGGCGGCGGGCGCCGAGGTGCATCACCGCCTCACGGGCCGCGAGCCGTTCCCGTCGTTCGAGATGGTGCGGATGAACACCCGCTGCTGGTTCGCGTCGTCGGCGCGGGCGGCGGCCGAGCTGGGCTACCGGTCGCGCCCGCTGGCGGATTCCCTGGCCGACGCCTTCGCGTGGCACGCCGCCCGGACCCGGGTCGCCCCGCGCGGGCTGAACCGACTCTGGCTCCGGCCCGCGGCCTGA
- a CDS encoding acyl-CoA carboxylase subunit beta: protein MSSAPFDLAADEAAIRLGGGSKAIARQHEKGRLTARERIAKLLDEPFFELGLWAGWGMYAEWGGAPSGGVVTGIGTVSGRRVLVIANDATVKAGAFFPITAKKVLRAQRVALENRLPLVYLVDSAGVFLPLQDEVFPDEDDFGRIFRNNAVISAAGVPQLAAIMGNCVAGGGYLPVLCDTLLMTEGSGLYLAGPALVKAAIGQVVDHESLGGAAMHAAVSGTIDFREKDDEACIERLKRLIGLLPGEQHPPSAAVGPASADFTPFTSGGEYDVRALLALLLDADARFDEYKADYGQSLVCGFGRIGGRPVGVVANQKKRVKPADGAWQFGGVIYVDSADKAARFVMDCNQLRVPLLFVQNVNGFMVGRESEQAGIIRAGAKLVNVISNSVVPKVTLITGGSFGAGNYALCGKAFDPRLMLAWPTARYAVMGGDQAASTLLDVQVQALKRAGKEPDAAELAALRDKVKASYEAQTDIRYAAARLWVDAVICPEDTRAALLTALEIATRHDDGRAFKTGVLQV, encoded by the coding sequence ATGAGCAGCGCACCGTTTGACCTGGCCGCGGACGAAGCCGCGATCCGCCTCGGCGGCGGGTCGAAGGCCATCGCCCGCCAGCACGAGAAGGGCCGCCTCACCGCCCGCGAGCGGATCGCCAAGCTGCTCGACGAACCGTTTTTCGAGCTCGGCCTGTGGGCCGGCTGGGGCATGTACGCCGAGTGGGGCGGCGCCCCGTCCGGTGGCGTCGTCACCGGCATTGGCACGGTGTCCGGCCGGCGTGTGCTGGTGATCGCCAACGACGCAACGGTAAAGGCCGGGGCGTTCTTCCCGATCACGGCCAAGAAGGTGCTCCGCGCCCAGCGAGTGGCGTTGGAGAACCGACTGCCCCTGGTGTACCTCGTCGATTCCGCGGGCGTGTTCCTACCGCTCCAGGACGAGGTTTTCCCGGACGAAGACGACTTCGGCCGCATCTTCCGCAACAACGCCGTCATATCCGCGGCCGGGGTGCCGCAGTTGGCCGCGATTATGGGGAACTGCGTCGCCGGCGGCGGCTACCTGCCCGTACTCTGCGACACGCTCTTGATGACGGAGGGGAGCGGCCTGTACCTCGCGGGCCCGGCGCTGGTGAAGGCGGCGATCGGCCAGGTGGTCGATCACGAGTCGCTCGGCGGGGCCGCGATGCACGCCGCCGTCAGCGGCACGATCGACTTCCGCGAGAAGGACGACGAGGCGTGCATCGAGCGGCTCAAACGGCTGATCGGGCTGCTACCAGGTGAGCAACACCCACCGAGCGCGGCCGTCGGGCCTGCTTCCGCGGACTTCACCCCTTTCACCTCCGGCGGCGAGTACGACGTGCGAGCCTTGCTCGCCCTGCTGCTCGACGCCGACGCTCGGTTCGACGAGTACAAGGCCGACTACGGTCAGAGCCTCGTGTGCGGCTTCGGCCGGATCGGCGGCCGGCCGGTCGGGGTTGTCGCCAACCAGAAGAAGCGGGTGAAGCCGGCCGACGGGGCGTGGCAGTTCGGCGGCGTCATCTACGTCGATTCGGCCGACAAGGCGGCGCGGTTCGTCATGGACTGCAACCAACTTCGAGTGCCGCTGTTGTTCGTGCAGAACGTCAATGGCTTCATGGTGGGCCGCGAGAGCGAGCAGGCCGGCATCATCCGCGCGGGTGCGAAACTGGTCAACGTCATCTCCAACAGCGTCGTCCCGAAAGTGACGCTGATCACGGGCGGCTCGTTCGGAGCCGGCAACTACGCCCTGTGCGGCAAGGCGTTCGACCCGCGGCTCATGCTGGCGTGGCCGACCGCGCGCTACGCCGTGATGGGCGGCGATCAGGCCGCGTCCACGCTCCTCGACGTGCAGGTGCAGGCGCTCAAGCGCGCGGGAAAGGAGCCGGACGCGGCCGAGCTGGCGGCCTTGCGCGACAAGGTGAAAGCGAGCTACGAGGCCCAAACGGACATCCGGTACGCCGCGGCCCGGTTGTGGGTGGACGCGGTGATCTGCCCCGAGGACACGCGGGCGGCGCTGCTGACGGCGCTGGAAATCGCCACCCGTCACGACGACGGGCGGGCGTTCAAGACGGGTGTCTTGCAGGTGTGA
- a CDS encoding C45 family autoproteolytic acyltransferase/hydolase — MTRRLLALVAILLLAPVARAQDVKRFPSGKHGAGELRYVEGVPVLTVRGSPAEMGEQFGALAVKPAPDLDGLIHRFLEDTGQKGRYPLVLAMGTRLLPGFPTHHRTEMEACAKAGNSDLGRHVFANTVADLSSGMGCSTIVVEPERSKTGTPLFGRNFDWTPTRGITEHTLVAVYRGTGKRAFAAVTVSPISGVVSGMNDAGLCLTVNEIHLRRSKDQAAFNWKGTPMLLAFRRVLEECKTVAEAETVLRAMERTTSCCLTLCDVSGGAVFEITPKTLAVRPAENGVCCCTNHFRTDDLSVGNKCWRFDKLAPLYTAEAKLGVTDVFARLDEVNQGKATLQSMVFEPRARVLHFAHGEGPATKLRPVRLELGKLFDEK, encoded by the coding sequence ATGACTCGCCGCCTGCTCGCGCTCGTCGCAATCCTTCTGCTCGCCCCGGTCGCCCGCGCGCAGGACGTGAAGCGCTTCCCTTCCGGGAAACACGGCGCCGGCGAGCTGCGCTACGTCGAGGGGGTCCCCGTGCTGACCGTCCGCGGGAGCCCCGCCGAGATGGGTGAGCAGTTCGGCGCGCTCGCGGTGAAGCCGGCGCCCGACCTGGACGGCCTCATCCACCGCTTCCTGGAAGACACCGGGCAGAAGGGCCGCTACCCGCTCGTGCTGGCGATGGGCACGCGACTGTTACCCGGCTTCCCGACGCACCACCGCACCGAGATGGAGGCCTGTGCGAAGGCCGGGAACAGTGACCTTGGCCGGCACGTCTTCGCCAACACGGTTGCGGACCTGTCCAGCGGCATGGGCTGCTCCACGATCGTCGTCGAGCCCGAGCGGAGCAAGACGGGCACGCCGCTGTTCGGCCGCAACTTCGACTGGACGCCGACCCGCGGCATCACCGAGCACACGCTCGTGGCCGTGTACCGCGGCACCGGCAAGCGGGCGTTCGCGGCCGTGACCGTCAGCCCCATCAGCGGCGTCGTCAGCGGCATGAACGACGCCGGGCTGTGCCTGACGGTGAACGAGATTCACCTGCGCCGGTCGAAGGACCAGGCCGCGTTCAACTGGAAGGGGACGCCGATGTTGCTGGCCTTCCGACGGGTCCTGGAGGAGTGCAAGACCGTCGCCGAGGCCGAGACGGTGCTACGCGCTATGGAGCGCACGACCAGCTGCTGCCTGACACTCTGCGACGTGAGCGGCGGCGCGGTGTTCGAAATCACCCCGAAGACGCTGGCCGTGCGACCGGCCGAGAACGGCGTGTGCTGCTGCACGAACCACTTCCGCACCGACGACCTGAGCGTCGGCAATAAGTGCTGGCGGTTCGACAAGCTGGCCCCGCTCTACACCGCGGAGGCGAAGCTCGGGGTGACCGACGTGTTCGCCCGGCTCGACGAGGTGAACCAGGGGAAGGCGACGCTGCAAAGTATGGTGTTCGAGCCGCGGGCGCGGGTGCTCCACTTCGCCCACGGCGAGGGGCCAGCGACGAAGCTACGCCCCGTGCGGCTGGAGTTGGGGAAGCTGTTCGACGAGAAGTGA
- a CDS encoding ABC transporter permease family protein: MLGPIFNRELVTVPRRSGHYAGRAAVVGLLAILGVTTWQATVGFARDATLGETAAFGLLLFQIVVFVQLLLTIFFAALSAASAVSQEKDRRTFVLLLITDMRDYEIVLGKLLGALLPISVQLLVTAPVLALFLLLGGIDPEQVVQAVLVLAASAVAAGSLGGLVALWRERTFQALALAVLFLVLYVSAAQAVGVIVTPAAQAWLDPFAAMQSVLEAAPTAGLAPAYGFVLVMLGWAVLLNGVGIARLRAWNPSGEPIMQREGPGVAAAANETEEIEKRAKAHAAPGAAREVWPNPVLWREIRTLAYGRRPLLVKLAFGVALAAILYFAVSELQRPGGRPSFAAAYGLVPVAVLSLLLVSAQAVTAVTSERDGGALDVLLVTDISPNEFVFGKLLGVAYNTKEYLLPPFLLSVYYAAMGALTRTPADVGAGTAFAINFGPLLAVLVALAVLLAFAMMLGLHVALRVTASRLAIVQTLGTVFFLSVGTLISIYLIVINGGSFGSQWVSFVSFLVLGIGGLMYVLNADRPSWALSLAATACPLAMFFCVVNILIAKPGTEESADPLGPFVVLGGAFGFAIAAMLVPLLSEFDVALGRTTLLADE; this comes from the coding sequence TTGCTCGGCCCGATCTTCAACCGCGAGTTGGTGACCGTCCCGCGCCGGTCCGGCCACTACGCTGGCCGCGCCGCCGTGGTCGGCCTCCTCGCCATCCTCGGCGTCACCACCTGGCAGGCCACGGTCGGTTTCGCCCGCGACGCCACCCTCGGCGAGACGGCCGCGTTCGGGCTGCTCCTGTTCCAGATCGTCGTCTTCGTGCAGCTGCTGCTGACGATCTTCTTCGCCGCGCTGTCCGCGGCCAGCGCCGTGTCGCAGGAGAAGGACCGCCGCACGTTCGTGCTCCTGCTCATCACCGACATGCGCGACTACGAGATCGTGCTCGGCAAGCTGCTCGGGGCGCTGCTGCCGATCAGCGTGCAGTTGCTCGTGACGGCGCCGGTACTCGCGCTGTTCCTGTTACTCGGCGGCATCGATCCCGAGCAGGTTGTGCAGGCGGTGCTGGTGCTGGCGGCGTCGGCGGTCGCGGCCGGGTCGCTCGGCGGGCTCGTCGCGCTCTGGCGGGAACGTACCTTCCAGGCGCTGGCGCTCGCGGTGCTGTTCCTGGTTCTGTACGTGAGTGCGGCCCAGGCCGTCGGCGTGATCGTGACCCCCGCGGCGCAGGCGTGGCTCGACCCGTTCGCGGCGATGCAGTCCGTCCTGGAAGCGGCTCCGACGGCCGGCCTCGCCCCGGCCTACGGGTTCGTGCTCGTGATGCTCGGCTGGGCGGTTCTACTCAACGGCGTGGGCATCGCCCGGCTGCGGGCGTGGAACCCGAGCGGCGAGCCGATCATGCAGCGCGAGGGGCCAGGCGTCGCGGCCGCGGCGAACGAGACGGAGGAGATCGAGAAGCGGGCGAAGGCCCACGCCGCACCCGGGGCGGCGCGCGAGGTGTGGCCCAACCCGGTGCTGTGGCGCGAGATCCGCACGCTGGCCTACGGCCGCCGGCCGCTGCTCGTGAAGCTGGCCTTCGGCGTTGCCCTGGCCGCAATCCTGTACTTCGCCGTCAGCGAGTTACAGCGTCCCGGCGGCCGGCCGTCGTTCGCCGCCGCGTACGGCCTCGTCCCCGTAGCGGTGCTGAGCCTACTCCTCGTGTCCGCCCAGGCGGTAACGGCGGTCACGTCCGAGCGGGACGGCGGGGCGCTGGACGTGCTCCTCGTCACCGACATCTCGCCGAACGAGTTCGTGTTCGGGAAGCTGCTCGGCGTCGCGTACAACACGAAGGAATATCTCCTCCCACCGTTCCTGCTGTCGGTCTATTACGCCGCCATGGGGGCGCTCACACGCACGCCCGCGGACGTGGGCGCGGGCACGGCGTTCGCCATCAACTTCGGCCCCTTGCTGGCTGTGCTGGTGGCACTGGCCGTACTACTGGCCTTCGCCATGATGCTCGGCCTCCACGTCGCCCTGCGTGTGACCGCCAGCCGGCTGGCAATCGTGCAGACGCTCGGCACCGTGTTCTTCCTGTCGGTCGGCACGCTCATCAGCATCTACCTCATCGTCATCAACGGCGGCAGCTTCGGCAGCCAGTGGGTGAGCTTCGTGTCGTTCCTGGTGCTCGGGATCGGCGGCCTCATGTACGTGCTCAACGCCGACCGCCCCTCCTGGGCGCTCAGCCTCGCGGCGACGGCGTGTCCGTTGGCGATGTTCTTCTGCGTCGTAAACATCCTCATCGCGAAGCCCGGCACGGAGGAGTCGGCCGACCCGCTCGGGCCGTTTGTGGTGCTCGGCGGGGCGTTCGGGTTCGCCATCGCGGCGATGTTGGTGCCGCTGCTCAGCGAGTTCGACGTGGCCCTGGGCCGGACGACCCTGCTGGCCGATGAATGA
- a CDS encoding sulfatase-like hydrolase/transferase: MSVIVFAARGLPAWWLGPYGNEWVVTPTLDRLAAEGVTFDRHLSDCPDPDAAGRAWLSGRQQVPPMDGNTGLTPEARPVLLETLAEAGVRTVLVRANYPDTDGPPSYYAGWAEVFDARPDADDASPLDALLRELPGVLDRLPADGRWLLWVDTDRCVPPWDVPQDVFDAYLDDGAETEAPDDAEPVSPFADPPTGLFDRSDPSALDFLHRTFAAVVTKLDDELGRAFEAFRSRGLDRTAAWLITSDRGYPLGEHGQVGPHRPWLHQTVVQVPLLLRLPGAQEAGRRVGVLTQPADLTATLLSLFGARVEPGDGFDLLPLASGGEGRVRPEAVSGWVVNGVGEWALHTADRTLLLPGPQPHGEERPVQLYVKPEDRWEANDVRAAFLDQADEMEARLHSATRSPPV, from the coding sequence ATGAGTGTGATCGTGTTCGCCGCCCGCGGCCTGCCGGCTTGGTGGCTCGGCCCCTACGGCAACGAGTGGGTCGTCACCCCCACCCTCGACCGCCTCGCGGCCGAGGGCGTCACCTTCGACCGCCACCTGTCCGACTGCCCCGACCCGGACGCCGCCGGCCGGGCCTGGCTGAGCGGGCGGCAACAGGTGCCGCCGATGGACGGGAACACAGGGCTGACGCCCGAGGCTCGCCCTGTACTACTGGAAACACTCGCCGAGGCCGGCGTCCGCACGGTGCTGGTGCGCGCGAACTACCCCGACACCGACGGCCCACCCTCCTACTACGCCGGCTGGGCCGAAGTGTTCGACGCCCGGCCCGACGCCGACGACGCCTCCCCGCTCGACGCCCTTCTCCGCGAGCTGCCCGGCGTGCTGGACCGCCTACCCGCCGACGGCCGCTGGCTGCTGTGGGTGGATACGGACCGCTGCGTACCGCCGTGGGACGTGCCGCAGGACGTTTTCGATGCGTACCTCGACGACGGGGCCGAGACCGAGGCGCCCGACGACGCCGAGCCGGTGTCGCCGTTCGCCGACCCGCCGACCGGGCTGTTCGACCGCTCCGACCCGTCGGCGCTCGACTTCCTGCACCGCACCTTCGCCGCGGTCGTCACGAAGCTCGACGACGAACTCGGCAGGGCGTTCGAGGCCTTTCGCTCGCGCGGACTCGACCGCACGGCCGCGTGGCTGATCACGTCGGACCGAGGCTACCCCCTCGGCGAGCACGGCCAGGTCGGACCGCACCGGCCGTGGCTCCATCAGACCGTGGTGCAGGTGCCGCTTCTGCTTCGACTGCCCGGGGCGCAGGAGGCGGGTCGGCGGGTCGGGGTGCTGACGCAGCCGGCGGACCTGACGGCGACGCTGCTGTCGCTGTTCGGCGCCCGCGTCGAACCTGGGGACGGATTCGACCTGCTCCCGCTGGCCTCCGGCGGGGAGGGGCGGGTGCGGCCGGAGGCAGTTTCGGGCTGGGTCGTGAACGGCGTCGGCGAGTGGGCGCTCCACACCGCAGACCGCACGCTGCTTCTGCCGGGGCCGCAACCGCACGGCGAGGAGCGGCCGGTGCAGCTGTACGTGAAGCCCGAGGACCGCTGGGAGGCGAACGACGTGCGAGCAGCGTTTCTGGATCAGGCGGACGAGATGGAAGCGCGGCTGCACTCGGCGACCCGCTCGCCACCGGTGTAG
- the fdhD gene encoding formate dehydrogenase accessory sulfurtransferase FdhD codes for MSVGETTDVRVTRFPGGIADADRLATEEPLEIRVDGEPFVVTMRTPGHDAELAAGFCLTEGLIDHPDELERAEPCTLSDYGNVVNVTLAGQAAVRWPAQCNAARRELYLSSSCGLCGTRTIDRIHRRIPDLAGGFVMGPDVLVELPRLLAEAQGVFAVTGGLHAAALFHADARVRLVREDVGRHNAVDKVVGALLLSGQLPAGPGVLLVSGRASFELVQKAGRAGIGFLAAVGAPSSLAADAARRFGMTLVGFLRGGRFNVYTGGERVAECSRASISSA; via the coding sequence ATGAGTGTGGGCGAGACGACCGACGTGCGTGTCACCCGCTTCCCCGGCGGCATCGCCGACGCCGATCGGCTGGCGACCGAGGAGCCGTTGGAAATTCGAGTGGACGGCGAACCCTTCGTCGTGACCATGCGGACGCCCGGCCACGACGCCGAGCTCGCCGCCGGGTTCTGCCTCACGGAAGGACTCATCGATCACCCCGACGAGTTGGAGCGCGCCGAGCCCTGCACCCTGTCCGACTACGGCAACGTGGTGAACGTCACGCTCGCCGGCCAAGCCGCCGTTCGCTGGCCCGCGCAGTGCAACGCGGCGCGGCGCGAGCTGTACCTCTCGAGCTCTTGCGGCCTGTGCGGCACACGCACCATCGACCGCATCCATCGCCGAATCCCGGACTTGGCTGGCGGTTTCGTGATGGGTCCCGACGTGCTCGTCGAGCTCCCGCGACTGCTCGCCGAAGCACAGGGCGTGTTCGCGGTCACCGGCGGGCTGCACGCCGCCGCGCTGTTCCACGCTGACGCTCGGGTGCGGCTCGTCCGCGAGGACGTGGGCCGGCACAACGCCGTGGACAAGGTGGTGGGGGCGTTGCTCTTGAGCGGCCAGTTGCCGGCGGGACCGGGCGTGCTGCTCGTGTCCGGCCGGGCGAGCTTCGAGTTGGTGCAAAAGGCGGGACGTGCCGGGATCGGCTTCCTCGCCGCGGTCGGGGCGCCGTCGAGCCTGGCCGCGGATGCCGCCCGGCGGTTCGGGATGACGCTGGTCGGGTTCCTGCGGGGCGGGCGGTTCAACGTCTACACCGGTGGCGAGCGGGTCGCCGAGTGCAGCCGCGCTTCCATCTCGTCCGCCTGA